One genomic window of Niveibacterium sp. SC-1 includes the following:
- a CDS encoding putative zinc-binding peptidase, protein MDTLFSLSDRPGRLSRKRRMAQVGGRYRCRCGRPIFFRNSRCLGCGAELGLETTRLRLFALAPGRSPGTWRISGSGTRSRLYRRCANYESPAGCNWLVPISEQEELCVACRLNRTIPDLSVPENAEWWRRIEIAKRRLVTQLLTLGLPVMPRTGEDAERGIAFDFLRQVEGEPPVMTGHASGVITLNVEEADDARREAIRGAMNEPYRTLLGHLRHEIGHYYWDRLVHGTPWLEDFRRLFGDERQDYAEALKRNYEQGPPADWRSHYVSTYAASHPWEDWAETWAHYLHMADTVHTAIGFGLDTSHMESEIEPFGPEALFVQDHPQAQRFLDFLNAWVELTTVFNELSRCMGQPDFYPFVLPAPAVAKLHFIDLVVRSQQDESA, encoded by the coding sequence ATGGATACCTTGTTCTCGCTCTCGGACCGACCCGGCAGGCTTTCGCGCAAACGTCGCATGGCGCAGGTGGGCGGGCGCTACCGGTGTCGCTGTGGCCGACCGATCTTCTTCCGCAACAGCCGCTGCCTCGGCTGCGGCGCCGAACTGGGCCTGGAGACCACGCGCCTGCGGCTTTTCGCCCTCGCGCCCGGGCGCAGCCCCGGCACCTGGCGGATCTCCGGCAGTGGTACGCGTTCGCGCCTCTACCGACGCTGCGCCAACTACGAATCGCCCGCTGGCTGCAACTGGCTGGTGCCGATCTCTGAGCAGGAAGAACTGTGCGTAGCCTGCCGCCTCAACCGCACGATTCCCGACCTCTCCGTGCCGGAAAACGCGGAATGGTGGCGCCGCATCGAAATCGCCAAGCGGCGTCTCGTCACCCAGCTGCTCACGCTGGGACTACCGGTGATGCCACGCACCGGCGAGGACGCCGAGCGAGGCATCGCCTTCGACTTCCTGCGCCAGGTCGAGGGCGAGCCGCCTGTGATGACCGGCCATGCGAGTGGGGTGATCACGCTCAACGTGGAGGAGGCCGACGACGCGCGGCGCGAAGCCATCCGCGGCGCGATGAACGAGCCCTACCGCACGCTGCTGGGCCACCTGCGGCACGAGATCGGGCACTACTACTGGGATCGCCTGGTGCACGGCACGCCCTGGCTGGAGGACTTCCGCCGGCTCTTCGGCGATGAACGCCAGGACTACGCTGAGGCTCTGAAGCGCAACTACGAGCAGGGGCCGCCGGCCGACTGGCGCAGCCACTACGTCAGCACCTACGCCGCCTCACACCCGTGGGAGGACTGGGCGGAGACCTGGGCCCACTACCTGCACATGGCCGACACGGTGCACACCGCGATCGGCTTCGGCCTGGACACTTCGCACATGGAAAGCGAGATCGAGCCCTTTGGCCCCGAGGCCCTCTTCGTGCAGGACCATCCCCAGGCGCAGCGCTTCCTCGATTTCCTCAACGCCTGGGTGGAGCTGACCACGGTCTTCAACGAACTCTCGCGCTGCATGGGGCAGCCCGATTTCTACCCCTTCGTGCTGCCCGCGCCGGCCGTGGCGAAGTTGCATTTCATCGATCTGGTCGTGCGCAGCCAGCAGGACGAGAGCGCCTGA
- a CDS encoding glucose-1-phosphate adenylyltransferase gives MITRRRVLAFVMAGGEGTRLSPLTQDRSKPSVPFDGKHRIVDFVLSNLVNSHIYSIYLLVQYKSQSLIEHVRATWTLTPFIPEHFVTVVPPQMHKGPEWFQGTADAVWQNLHLIEVHRPDIIAVFGADHVYRMDVRQMVQFHCEKDADVTVATLPVPLAQCKSFGIVRTDADARVTGFEEKPEETAPMPGSQTHALASMGNYLFKPERLVAALRDAHNEQGTDFGRDVLPRLLDDRRIYAYDFASNVVPGVQPYEEKGYWRDVGTIEAYFDAHFDTLGTEPRFRMSNAAWPIFGRPEHAGSAQIERGAITRSTLGAGCVINGARLMRTVLRREVVIEEDAELDTCIVMDRSHVGPGARIRRAIIDAENIIPPGMRIGYDLAADRERFHVSESGIVVVGRGQLRGA, from the coding sequence ATGATTACCCGCAGACGCGTACTGGCCTTCGTCATGGCGGGTGGCGAGGGGACCCGTCTCTCGCCGCTGACCCAGGATCGCTCCAAGCCCTCCGTGCCTTTCGACGGCAAGCACCGCATCGTGGACTTCGTGCTGTCGAACCTCGTCAACTCGCACATCTATTCGATCTACCTGCTGGTGCAGTACAAGTCGCAGTCGCTGATCGAGCATGTGCGCGCCACCTGGACGCTGACGCCCTTCATCCCCGAGCACTTCGTCACCGTGGTGCCGCCGCAGATGCACAAGGGGCCGGAGTGGTTCCAGGGCACGGCGGATGCCGTGTGGCAGAACCTGCACCTGATCGAGGTGCACCGGCCGGACATCATCGCGGTCTTCGGTGCCGACCATGTGTACCGGATGGACGTACGCCAGATGGTGCAGTTCCACTGCGAGAAGGACGCCGATGTCACCGTGGCGACGCTGCCGGTCCCGCTGGCGCAGTGCAAGTCCTTCGGCATCGTGCGCACGGACGCCGACGCCCGCGTCACCGGCTTCGAGGAAAAACCCGAGGAAACCGCGCCGATGCCGGGCAGCCAGACGCATGCGCTCGCCTCCATGGGCAACTACCTCTTCAAGCCCGAGCGGCTGGTGGCCGCCTTGCGCGACGCGCATAACGAACAGGGCACCGACTTCGGCCGCGATGTCCTGCCGCGGCTGCTGGACGATCGCCGCATCTACGCCTACGACTTCGCCAGCAACGTAGTGCCGGGCGTCCAGCCCTACGAGGAGAAAGGCTACTGGCGCGACGTCGGCACGATAGAGGCGTACTTCGACGCGCACTTCGACACCCTGGGCACCGAGCCTCGCTTTCGCATGAGCAATGCCGCCTGGCCGATCTTCGGCCGGCCCGAGCATGCGGGATCGGCGCAGATCGAGCGCGGCGCGATCACGCGTTCGACCCTGGGCGCGGGCTGCGTGATCAATGGCGCGCGGCTCATGCGCACCGTGCTGCGCCGCGAGGTGGTCATCGAGGAAGACGCCGAGCTGGATACCTGCATCGTGATGGACCGCAGCCACGTTGGCCCCGGCGCCCGTATCCGCCGCGCCATCATCGACGCGGAGAACATCATTCCGCCGGGCATGCGGATCGGCTACGACCTGGCCGCCGATCGCGAGCGCTTCCATGTGAGCGAAAGCGGCATCGTGGTGGTGGGGCGAGGCCAGCTGCGGGGCGCTTGA
- a CDS encoding diguanylate cyclase gives MPWFTLPLFLLLALFCGPVGATAIDFGGDWYKAAPGWQYTGQGDVSALGLSPVPAVRQDGGQYWYQADFHVARDGDYVLDFRGSSIIGNFRHVVLDAQGKPLAELWGGILNRAENPFFIRHGRRLHLEAGRYRLLTQVEAPFFLGSPEPYLEDEAIYRQATKAGDALTLCGLGIFIGLGIYYASLAVTRRRRADAMYALFILGNLLFNANSLLVLPDVFGLHWYYLSSMPILFSNMAYVVFVGALLEVRRGSNPRLLLLGRTCFGLLFLFAVAGVTVPRLSMSLAHAGVLVFMLWGLSAGVTRTVQGNVTARFYLIANLAFFIPAVAAISLQSAGKALTVEHFGLFAVAVEVILLGLVLSYQFGQLQRERMQALAFADQSLKVARTDALTGLPNRYALEVEIAMLPEDGSLTFVDLDGLKLYNDRFGHTRGDALLCDFASEVRNRLGRRAALHRLGGDEFAITCPRGDEDFVSEQIEASIVALHGRGFELAGASHGTVHMRENPGREQVKHMADLRMYERKRQRREQQQPPAPPPP, from the coding sequence ATGCCGTGGTTCACTCTGCCTCTGTTCCTGCTTCTCGCCCTGTTCTGCGGGCCGGTCGGGGCCACAGCCATCGACTTCGGCGGCGACTGGTACAAGGCCGCGCCCGGCTGGCAATACACCGGCCAGGGTGACGTCAGCGCGCTGGGCCTGAGCCCGGTGCCCGCGGTGCGCCAGGACGGCGGCCAGTACTGGTACCAGGCCGATTTCCATGTCGCGCGCGACGGCGACTATGTGCTGGACTTCCGCGGCTCCAGCATCATCGGCAACTTCCGCCATGTGGTGCTCGACGCGCAGGGCAAGCCGCTGGCCGAGCTGTGGGGCGGCATCCTCAATCGCGCCGAGAATCCCTTCTTCATCCGCCACGGGCGCCGCCTGCACCTGGAAGCCGGACGCTACCGCCTGCTGACCCAGGTCGAAGCGCCCTTCTTCCTGGGCAGCCCTGAACCCTATCTGGAAGACGAGGCGATCTATCGCCAGGCGACCAAAGCCGGCGACGCGCTGACCCTGTGCGGCCTGGGGATCTTCATCGGCCTGGGGATCTACTACGCCAGCCTCGCCGTGACGCGGCGCCGGCGGGCCGATGCGATGTACGCGCTCTTCATCCTTGGCAACCTGCTCTTCAACGCCAACTCCCTGCTCGTCCTGCCCGATGTGTTCGGCCTGCACTGGTACTACCTGTCGAGCATGCCGATCCTGTTCTCGAACATGGCCTACGTGGTCTTCGTCGGCGCCCTGCTCGAGGTCCGGCGCGGCAGCAATCCGCGCCTGCTGCTGCTCGGCCGGACCTGCTTCGGCCTGCTCTTCCTCTTCGCCGTGGCCGGCGTCACCGTGCCACGCCTGTCGATGAGCCTCGCCCACGCCGGGGTCCTGGTCTTCATGCTGTGGGGGCTCAGCGCGGGCGTTACCCGCACCGTGCAGGGCAATGTCACCGCGCGCTTCTACCTGATCGCCAACCTCGCGTTCTTCATCCCCGCGGTGGCGGCGATCTCGCTGCAGAGTGCGGGCAAGGCCCTCACCGTCGAGCACTTCGGCCTCTTCGCCGTGGCGGTGGAGGTGATCCTGCTCGGCCTGGTGCTCTCCTACCAGTTCGGCCAGCTGCAACGCGAGCGCATGCAGGCGCTGGCCTTCGCCGACCAGAGCCTCAAGGTCGCGCGCACCGATGCGCTCACAGGCCTGCCCAACCGCTATGCGCTGGAAGTCGAGATCGCGATGCTGCCGGAAGACGGCAGCCTCACTTTCGTCGACCTGGACGGCCTCAAGCTCTACAACGACCGCTTCGGCCACACTCGCGGCGACGCCCTGCTCTGCGACTTCGCCAGCGAAGTGCGCAACCGCCTCGGCCGCCGCGCGGCCCTGCATCGCCTGGGCGGCGACGAGTTCGCGATCACCTGCCCGCGCGGCGACGAGGACTTCGTCTCCGAACAGATCGAGGCGAGCATCGTGGCCCTGCACGGGCGCGGCTTCGAACTTGCCGGCGCGAGCCACGGCACGGTGCACATGCGCGAGAACCCGGGCCGCGAACAGGTCAAGCACATGGCCGACCTGCGCATGTACGAGCGCAAGCGCCAGCGCCGCGAACAACAGCAGCCGCCGGCCCCGCCTCCCCCCTAG